A region of Shewanella psychromarinicola DNA encodes the following proteins:
- the pyrD gene encoding quinone-dependent dihydroorotate dehydrogenase: protein MFYKLAQKVMFQMDPELAHNLAIGSLKITGNNPLNCFYRQQVKSAPVTCMGLTFPNPIGLAAGMDKDGESIDAFHAMGFGHIEVGTVTPRPQAGNDQPRLFRLKPAKGIINRMGFNNKGVDNLVRNMMAKKSDIMVGVNIGKNKDTPVEQGKDDYLICMEKVYQYASYIAVNISSPNTPGLRSMQYGELLDDLLSSIKAKQTELAAKHGKYVPVALKIAPDLTSDEIKAIADSLLSHQFDGVIATNTTLSRDNVTGLKNAQETGGLSGKPLADLSTQVIKQLSIYLQDKIPIIGVGGINSAADALAKFDAGSAMVQIYTGFIYQGPKLIDQIARAYCTK from the coding sequence ATGTTTTACAAACTTGCACAAAAAGTAATGTTTCAGATGGACCCTGAGTTAGCTCATAATCTAGCGATTGGCAGTTTGAAAATTACCGGAAACAATCCGTTAAATTGTTTTTATCGTCAACAGGTTAAATCTGCTCCAGTAACCTGTATGGGGCTCACTTTTCCTAACCCTATTGGTTTAGCTGCAGGTATGGATAAAGATGGCGAGTCAATTGATGCTTTTCATGCTATGGGCTTTGGTCATATTGAAGTCGGGACGGTAACGCCACGTCCGCAAGCGGGTAATGATCAACCACGTTTGTTTCGATTAAAACCTGCCAAAGGGATTATTAATCGTATGGGCTTTAATAATAAAGGTGTCGACAATCTGGTTCGTAATATGATGGCTAAGAAATCTGACATTATGGTTGGTGTGAATATAGGTAAAAACAAAGATACACCAGTAGAACAGGGTAAAGATGACTACCTGATCTGCATGGAAAAGGTTTATCAATATGCCAGTTATATTGCCGTTAATATTTCTTCTCCTAACACCCCAGGTTTACGTTCAATGCAATACGGTGAGTTACTTGATGACTTATTAAGTTCAATTAAAGCCAAACAAACTGAGTTAGCCGCTAAACATGGTAAATATGTACCTGTGGCGTTAAAGATTGCTCCTGACTTGACCTCAGACGAAATTAAAGCGATTGCCGATTCACTGTTGAGTCATCAGTTTGATGGTGTCATTGCGACCAACACCACATTAAGCCGAGATAATGTTACCGGTTTAAAAAATGCACAAGAAACAGGCGGATTGAGTGGTAAACCTTTGGCTGACTTATCAACTCAAGTGATCAAGCAATTATCGATCTATTTACAAGATAAGATCCCGATCATTGGTGTGGGTGGGATCAATAGTGCGGCAGATGCCTTAGCCAAATTTGACGCGGGTTCAGCCATGGTGCAGATATACACGGGTTTTATTTATCAAGGACCTAAACTGATTGATCAGATCGCTAGGGCTTACTGTACAAAATAG
- a CDS encoding cell division protein ZapC encodes MLLMPNKDWHWEYNESLNQLSISLGSEMEFLTPYKTKLLIPDALTAKEFTLEHAKFYINMLETLPKVLHISDAGIVQTALNATAAHFLLQSQMPKSWFFDVSDECVYCDVGKLFQLNCGYSKVLGLVVENGLQAATVMILSQYCQLSENKSLVQFDTIKVMHNRLHPLRKAKQVVAA; translated from the coding sequence ATGTTATTAATGCCAAATAAGGACTGGCATTGGGAATACAATGAAAGCTTAAACCAATTAAGTATTTCATTAGGTTCCGAGATGGAGTTCTTAACCCCATATAAAACAAAATTATTAATTCCTGATGCACTAACGGCTAAGGAATTTACCCTTGAACACGCAAAATTTTATATTAACATGCTCGAAACCTTACCTAAGGTTTTACATATCTCTGATGCAGGTATTGTACAAACCGCACTAAATGCCACCGCCGCCCATTTTTTATTACAATCGCAAATGCCAAAGTCTTGGTTTTTTGACGTGAGTGATGAATGTGTTTATTGCGATGTGGGTAAGTTATTTCAACTTAATTGTGGCTACTCTAAAGTATTAGGATTAGTGGTTGAAAATGGCTTACAAGCTGCAACCGTGATGATTTTATCGCAATACTGTCAGTTATCAGAAAATAAATCATTAGTGCAATTTGATACTATAAAAGTGATGCATAATCGTTTACATCCACTGCGTAAAGCTAAACAAGTTGTCGCAGCATAG